In Bradyrhizobium erythrophlei, a single genomic region encodes these proteins:
- a CDS encoding ATP-binding protein — translation MKLADFLNLRTISGQITALVLTSIAAIHLILTIIFLISRPEQPDLSVDRGHAQFAAAVQLLGAAPATERPRLLVDLARAFPKLDIQPLPPGPVPEAGDPEKFDLRGLHRRLDASYRIFPLVNDQKHQRVGIVLPDGAMISARVLRDPRPRPFWGGPWLATLLFAIVSVSLLSLWAARALTAPLSAFAKAAENFSVNGATASLPERGPEEIRFVAKALNRMRERISTLIDDRTKMLAAISHDLRTPITRMRLRAEFIEDDGHRRRMMSDLDQMRSMLEAVLSFLRNDRKLEAMTLTDIASTLQLVADQFADVGHKVVYEGPQRAMATVRPDDLTRSVNNLVENSVRYGAHATIRLEVSADTATIEVEDDGPGISDARKEVMLEPFVRGDDARNMDDTTGFGLGLSIARAIVLAHGGELSLHDRQPHGLIVRIELPVRQVSRQLAAE, via the coding sequence GGCCGACTTCCTCAACCTGAGGACCATCAGCGGGCAGATCACCGCGCTGGTGCTCACCTCGATCGCGGCCATTCACCTCATCCTGACGATCATCTTCCTGATCAGCCGCCCGGAGCAGCCCGACCTGAGCGTCGATCGCGGTCACGCGCAGTTCGCCGCCGCGGTGCAGTTGCTCGGCGCCGCGCCGGCCACCGAGCGCCCGCGGCTGCTCGTTGATCTGGCGCGCGCCTTTCCCAAGCTCGACATCCAGCCGTTGCCGCCGGGACCCGTTCCCGAAGCAGGCGATCCTGAAAAATTCGACCTGCGCGGCCTACACCGGCGGCTCGACGCGAGCTATCGCATTTTTCCGCTCGTCAACGACCAGAAGCACCAGCGCGTCGGCATTGTGTTGCCCGACGGCGCGATGATCTCGGCGCGCGTGCTGCGCGATCCGCGGCCGCGGCCGTTCTGGGGCGGACCGTGGCTCGCGACGCTATTATTCGCGATCGTCAGCGTCAGCCTGCTCAGCCTGTGGGCGGCGCGGGCGTTGACAGCGCCGCTGTCGGCGTTTGCGAAGGCGGCCGAGAATTTCAGCGTCAACGGCGCGACGGCGTCCCTTCCCGAACGCGGCCCGGAGGAGATCCGCTTCGTGGCCAAGGCGCTGAACCGGATGCGCGAACGCATTTCCACCCTGATCGACGACCGCACCAAGATGCTGGCTGCGATCAGCCACGACCTGCGGACGCCGATCACGCGGATGCGGCTGCGGGCGGAATTCATCGAGGATGACGGCCATCGCCGTCGCATGATGAGCGATCTCGACCAGATGCGCTCGATGCTGGAAGCGGTGTTGTCGTTCCTGCGCAACGACCGCAAGCTGGAGGCGATGACGCTGACCGATATCGCATCCACGCTTCAGCTCGTCGCCGATCAGTTTGCCGACGTCGGCCACAAGGTGGTCTACGAAGGCCCGCAGCGCGCCATGGCGACCGTGCGGCCGGACGACCTGACGCGCAGCGTCAACAACCTCGTGGAGAATTCCGTCCGCTACGGCGCCCACGCCACCATTCGTCTCGAAGTCTCGGCCGACACCGCAACCATCGAGGTCGAGGATGACGGGCCCGGCATTTCGGATGCCCGCAAGGAAGTCATGCTGGAGCCGTTCGTGCGCGGCGATGATGCGCGCAACATGGATGACACCACCGGCTTTGGCCTCGGCCTTTCGATCGCACGCGCGATCGTGCTCGCGCATGGCGGCGAGTTGTCGCTTCACGACCGGCAACCGCACGGGCTGATCGTACGCATCGAATTGCCCGTGAGGCAGGTTAGCCGGCAGCTCGCAGCGGAATAA
- a CDS encoding lytic transglycosylase domain-containing protein codes for MKHLVALASLGLALTLVFPGSAFAQRSQYDEMVARHAQANGVPVELVHRVIVRESRYRPGLVGRGGAIGMMQIKLATARGLGYTGTAEGLRDPETNLTYAVKYLAGAYRAANGNQNRAVSYYAGGYYYVAKRQRHESSLGSDVPDRVRNDVMPR; via the coding sequence ATGAAGCACCTTGTAGCCCTCGCCTCGCTTGGCTTGGCCCTGACCCTCGTCTTCCCGGGATCGGCGTTCGCCCAGCGCAGCCAATATGACGAGATGGTCGCGCGGCACGCGCAGGCCAATGGCGTGCCGGTCGAGCTGGTGCATCGCGTGATCGTGCGCGAAAGCCGCTATCGCCCGGGCCTGGTCGGACGCGGCGGGGCCATCGGCATGATGCAGATCAAACTCGCGACGGCGCGGGGCCTCGGCTATACCGGCACGGCCGAAGGACTGCGCGACCCCGAGACCAATCTGACTTACGCGGTAAAGTATCTCGCCGGCGCCTATCGCGCTGCAAACGGCAATCAGAACCGGGCGGTCAGCTACTATGCGGGCGGCTACTACTATGTCGCCAAGCGGCAGCGCCATGAATCTAGCCTCGGGTCCGACGTCCCGGACAGGGTGCGGAATGACGTGATGCCCCGCTGA